The following proteins come from a genomic window of Brevibacillus antibioticus:
- a CDS encoding S41 family peptidase: MKRISQWAVATVLLLTTVLPVQAAEYPYEETEEVFLYVMESHLSKPAAKQLVKGALEFVSEQANQKKQLQFKVSEEDDTWDELELRLAEWQKNGGFDTPTMNTWAIDGMLSTLNDPHSVFFTQDELRLFQSDVENQFVGFGFRLRRQNDHIIIREIVPNSPAAASSLQRGDQLIKVNETSMVGKTFEEAYAYLKGNEGTEGVLTVYRPSDKQEHQVKLKRASMTLPEAEGQMFTKGAIGYISLETFGSEGAFQVRDKLAELSRVQKPLSGLVLDLRDNGGGYLSTARDIASLFMEEGLLMYTTNRNGVEVETWVRNGQDIGIPVRILVNGGTASASELLSGALRDHGIAKLVGTKTFGKGSAQQVIPLADGDALKLTLNEYFTPKHTVVNHVGLQPDMVVEDYGAQVVEALHSLKVNTWELSDAEGDTVINGIPFPTVDPLFKQTPQGLQIRAAVLSHLLGDSSIGEKDYVVLAPYLKNYPALKLQTKNGVNIITFTS; this comes from the coding sequence ATGAAGCGAATTAGTCAATGGGCAGTAGCAACTGTCCTGCTACTCACAACTGTTCTTCCCGTGCAAGCGGCAGAGTATCCTTATGAGGAAACAGAAGAAGTGTTCCTCTACGTCATGGAGAGCCACCTGAGCAAACCGGCAGCCAAGCAATTGGTAAAAGGTGCTCTAGAGTTTGTCAGTGAGCAGGCTAATCAGAAAAAACAGCTTCAGTTCAAAGTTTCAGAAGAAGATGACACCTGGGACGAGTTGGAATTGAGACTTGCAGAATGGCAGAAGAATGGCGGGTTTGATACGCCGACGATGAACACTTGGGCGATTGATGGAATGCTCTCCACGCTCAATGACCCGCACAGCGTATTTTTTACCCAAGATGAATTGCGTTTGTTCCAATCTGACGTTGAGAATCAATTTGTTGGATTTGGCTTTCGTCTGAGGCGGCAAAATGATCATATTATCATCCGTGAAATCGTTCCGAATTCTCCAGCAGCAGCATCTTCCTTGCAACGAGGCGATCAATTGATCAAAGTCAATGAGACTTCGATGGTCGGAAAGACTTTTGAAGAAGCGTATGCTTATTTGAAGGGCAACGAAGGGACGGAGGGCGTTCTTACTGTATATCGTCCATCTGACAAACAGGAGCACCAAGTAAAGCTGAAGCGTGCCTCCATGACCTTGCCGGAAGCGGAAGGGCAGATGTTTACGAAAGGCGCGATTGGCTATATCAGTCTTGAAACATTCGGATCAGAAGGAGCCTTCCAGGTAAGAGATAAGCTCGCAGAACTTTCCCGTGTGCAAAAACCTTTGTCCGGACTGGTGTTAGACCTGCGGGATAATGGCGGAGGGTACTTGTCCACAGCGCGGGACATCGCGAGCCTCTTCATGGAAGAAGGCTTGCTCATGTATACCACGAATCGCAATGGAGTAGAGGTAGAGACGTGGGTAAGAAATGGGCAGGATATCGGCATTCCAGTGCGGATTTTGGTAAACGGCGGAACAGCTTCTGCATCGGAGCTGTTGTCAGGTGCGCTGCGTGATCATGGCATCGCCAAGCTTGTGGGTACCAAAACATTTGGAAAAGGGAGTGCCCAACAAGTTATTCCGTTGGCGGACGGTGACGCACTCAAGCTTACGCTCAATGAATATTTTACGCCTAAGCATACCGTCGTGAATCACGTAGGGCTTCAACCGGATATGGTTGTGGAGGATTATGGAGCACAAGTAGTAGAAGCTCTCCATTCCTTGAAGGTCAATACGTGGGAACTGAGTGACGCAGAGGGCGACACGGTCATCAATGGAATTCCTTTCCCTACGGTAGATCCTCTCTTTAAACAAACGCCTCAAGGGCTACAAATCCGAGCTGCTGTACTTTCGCATTTGTTGGGTGATTCGTCCATAGGAGAAAAAGATTATGTGGTACTTGCTCCGTATTTGAAGAATTACCCTGCACTCAAACTGCAAACGAAAAATGGTGTCAACATCATCACATTTACATCGTGA
- a CDS encoding TIGR01212 family radical SAM protein (This family includes YhcC from E. coli K-12, an uncharacterized radical SAM protein.) has protein sequence MKLATNIHNNDVPLLWGDKRYHTWNYHLRGIFHEKIFKVPLDGGFSCPNRDGKVATGGCTFCSARGSGDFAGDRRMDLERQFHDVKNRMHEKWPQAKYLGFFQAYTNTYAPVEELREMYEVILQQEGVVGLSIATRPDCLPDDVVEYLAELNERTYLWVELGLQTVHEHTAQLINRAHDYQCYVDAVERLRKHNIRVCSHIIYGLPGESQEEMMQTADAVAHLDVQGIKIHLLHLLRKTPMVKQYEAGLLEFLSQEEYTKLVVDTLEILPPEMIVHRITGDGPPDLLIGPMWSRKKWEVLNGIDAELKARDSWQGKFFVPRT, from the coding sequence ATGAAGCTCGCGACAAATATTCACAACAACGACGTCCCATTGTTGTGGGGCGATAAACGATACCATACATGGAATTATCATTTAAGAGGGATTTTTCACGAAAAGATTTTCAAGGTTCCATTGGATGGCGGCTTTAGTTGTCCGAATCGGGATGGGAAAGTAGCGACAGGCGGCTGCACGTTCTGCAGCGCGAGAGGATCTGGAGATTTTGCTGGCGACCGCAGAATGGATCTGGAGAGACAGTTTCATGATGTGAAAAATCGCATGCACGAGAAATGGCCGCAAGCCAAGTATTTGGGCTTCTTCCAAGCGTATACGAATACGTATGCGCCTGTGGAGGAGCTGCGGGAGATGTACGAAGTCATCCTCCAACAAGAAGGCGTCGTCGGACTCTCCATTGCCACACGTCCTGACTGCCTGCCAGACGACGTCGTGGAGTATTTGGCTGAATTGAATGAACGCACATATTTGTGGGTCGAGCTCGGGCTACAGACAGTCCATGAGCACACAGCCCAGTTAATTAATCGAGCGCATGATTATCAATGCTACGTGGATGCTGTAGAGCGGTTGCGCAAGCACAACATTCGTGTATGCTCTCATATCATCTACGGATTGCCAGGAGAGAGCCAAGAAGAGATGATGCAGACGGCAGATGCTGTGGCACATCTGGATGTACAGGGGATCAAGATACACCTGTTACACCTGCTGCGCAAAACGCCGATGGTGAAGCAATATGAAGCAGGACTCTTGGAATTCCTGTCACAGGAAGAGTACACGAAGCTCGTTGTGGATACATTGGAAATTTTACCTCCAGAAATGATTGTCCATCGAATCACAGGGGACGGACCACCTGATCTCTTGATTGGACCGATGTGGAGTCGTAAAAAGTGGGAAGTTCTGAATGGCATTGATGCAGAACTGAAAGCACGGGATAGCTGGCAAGGAAAGTTTTTCGTACCACGCACGTAA
- a CDS encoding glycosyltransferase family 2 protein: MSVIREIIEGLFIGFTSAVGVIGTYQTLVSCAGLFRKKEQVTSEPQKTFAVLVAAHNESAVVAPLIENLKKLDYPREMYDIFVICDNCTDNTAEISRAHGAIACERFDTSKRGKGYGIEWMLENLWARPKQYDAVVMFDADNLVEKNFLQVMNDRLCKGARVIQGYLDSKNPFDSWITLSYAVTYWFTNRMWQLARHNLGLPNTLGGTGLCIESNLLKEMGWGATSLTEDLEFATRCIERGIYPTWAHDTKVWDEKPIDLKSSMRQRLRWMQGHYDVAGRYIRAVLFNGLKSRKLGMLDAAFYLFQPMYVLMVTMMSVLFLARFFDVGTLSTVSTILPTWLVYGSTAVFYLLPILALYLDKVPWKGYFGLLLLPFFFLTWLPIMFYAFFTKKNQVWSHTSHTRAIRIEEIQQ, encoded by the coding sequence ATGAGTGTAATTAGAGAGATCATTGAGGGATTATTCATCGGATTTACTTCTGCGGTGGGCGTAATCGGCACATACCAAACACTGGTTTCTTGTGCAGGCCTGTTCCGCAAAAAAGAGCAAGTAACATCTGAGCCGCAAAAGACGTTTGCTGTGCTCGTGGCTGCTCACAATGAGAGCGCCGTAGTTGCTCCACTAATTGAAAACCTGAAGAAACTCGACTATCCACGTGAAATGTACGACATCTTCGTCATTTGCGACAACTGTACAGATAACACGGCAGAAATTAGTCGGGCGCATGGTGCAATTGCGTGTGAGCGTTTTGACACATCCAAGCGTGGGAAAGGCTACGGCATCGAATGGATGCTGGAGAACCTCTGGGCAAGACCTAAGCAGTACGACGCTGTCGTCATGTTTGATGCTGACAACTTGGTTGAGAAAAACTTCCTGCAAGTAATGAATGACCGTCTTTGCAAAGGGGCGCGTGTGATTCAAGGCTACCTCGACTCCAAGAATCCGTTTGATTCCTGGATTACGCTGTCCTATGCGGTTACCTACTGGTTTACAAACCGTATGTGGCAACTGGCTCGTCACAATTTGGGACTGCCGAACACTTTGGGCGGAACTGGCTTGTGCATTGAGAGCAACTTGCTCAAAGAAATGGGCTGGGGAGCAACCAGTCTCACGGAAGACTTGGAATTTGCAACACGTTGTATTGAACGCGGTATTTACCCGACGTGGGCACATGACACCAAGGTCTGGGATGAAAAACCGATTGATTTAAAATCGTCGATGCGCCAACGTTTGCGTTGGATGCAAGGGCACTACGATGTGGCAGGACGCTACATCCGTGCTGTCTTGTTTAATGGTTTGAAGTCGAGAAAGCTGGGAATGCTTGATGCAGCCTTCTACCTCTTCCAACCGATGTACGTGCTGATGGTGACAATGATGTCGGTATTGTTCTTGGCAAGATTTTTTGATGTTGGTACGTTGTCAACGGTATCCACGATCTTGCCTACGTGGCTGGTATACGGCTCTACGGCCGTGTTCTACCTGTTGCCGATCTTGGCCCTCTATTTGGATAAAGTACCGTGGAAGGGGTATTTCGGGCTCCTCTTGCTACCGTTCTTTTTCCTGACTTGGCTTCCGATTATGTTTTACGCATTCTTTACGAAGAAAAACCAAGTGTGGAGTCATACCTCTCACACACGCGCGATTCGTATCGAGGAGATCCAGCAATAG
- a CDS encoding alkaline phosphatase family protein has protein sequence MKKVILFLIDSMMPDVLERCIAAKKAPALRFFMEHSQYIPDCVTVFPTMTASIDCSLITGVYPDQHKVPGLVWYDAEQKQIVNYINGAASIRKIGISRCAGNVLFDLNERHMSKDVKTIHEVLEENNLVSGSINVIAHRGHKQHKMKMPALLDTITSFSLREKVSGPTIMSMGTLVSPALFRTVQWDFSQSALEGYGINDTYAIDVMIEVIRSGQQPHFTLVYLPENDHKLHNSPEDAVQHLADVDKQLVRLLDSFSSWEQMLERNVCILISDHGQTVIGSSEDHNIPLNHLLANFSIHALGTDVTPEVEVIICNNERMTFLYPVNGTDPLSIVEAVSVEERIDLIAWKEGEKVRVRRGGTQQEMCFWRNGEYQDAYGSSWSVEGDVSVLDVQYDGECLSFDTYPDAFSRLYGALFSQTVEVVVVTAAKSYEFLSECAPTHLGGGSHGSLHKRDSLIPLVIAGASEMFPLPARLVDVKDFILRELGIQSASNPQ, from the coding sequence ATGAAAAAGGTCATACTTTTCCTAATCGACTCCATGATGCCTGATGTTCTGGAGCGATGCATTGCTGCCAAAAAAGCACCGGCGCTTCGGTTTTTCATGGAGCATAGCCAGTACATACCAGATTGTGTGACCGTTTTTCCTACGATGACGGCTTCGATAGATTGCTCCCTCATTACGGGAGTTTACCCCGATCAGCACAAGGTACCGGGGTTAGTTTGGTATGATGCAGAGCAGAAACAGATCGTGAATTATATTAACGGGGCTGCTTCTATCCGGAAAATAGGAATTTCGAGGTGTGCCGGAAATGTCCTTTTTGATTTGAATGAACGCCATATGAGCAAGGATGTCAAAACCATTCATGAGGTGCTGGAAGAAAACAATCTCGTATCCGGTTCCATCAATGTTATCGCCCATCGAGGACATAAGCAGCATAAGATGAAAATGCCAGCCTTGCTTGATACAATTACATCTTTTTCTCTGCGCGAAAAGGTAAGTGGTCCAACGATCATGAGTATGGGGACGCTGGTGAGCCCGGCGTTATTTCGAACGGTCCAGTGGGATTTCTCCCAATCCGCTTTGGAAGGCTATGGAATTAATGATACGTATGCAATCGATGTTATGATTGAGGTGATACGCAGCGGTCAGCAGCCACATTTTACGCTGGTCTATCTGCCAGAGAATGATCATAAACTCCACAATTCCCCGGAGGACGCCGTACAGCACTTGGCAGATGTGGACAAGCAATTGGTCCGTTTGCTGGATAGCTTCTCATCATGGGAGCAAATGCTGGAGAGAAACGTATGCATTTTGATTAGTGATCATGGACAAACCGTTATCGGGTCAAGTGAAGACCACAATATTCCGTTGAATCATCTCCTGGCGAATTTTTCGATCCATGCGCTTGGTACCGACGTGACACCAGAAGTAGAAGTGATCATTTGCAATAACGAGCGTATGACCTTTTTGTACCCAGTGAATGGAACGGATCCGCTTTCTATTGTAGAAGCGGTTAGTGTGGAAGAAAGAATTGATTTGATTGCTTGGAAAGAGGGCGAGAAGGTAAGGGTGCGTCGGGGTGGAACGCAACAGGAAATGTGCTTTTGGCGAAACGGGGAGTATCAAGATGCGTATGGTTCTTCTTGGTCCGTTGAAGGGGACGTTTCCGTGCTGGATGTGCAATATGATGGAGAGTGCCTTTCTTTTGATACATACCCGGATGCTTTTTCACGACTATACGGGGCATTGTTCTCGCAGACAGTTGAGGTAGTTGTCGTTACTGCTGCCAAGAGCTATGAATTTTTATCGGAATGTGCTCCCACCCATTTAGGTGGAGGAAGTCACGGATCACTGCATAAGCGAGATTCGCTGATTCCGTTAGTGATTGCAGGTGCTTCGGAGATGTTTCCACTTCCAGCAAGACTGGTAGATGTCAAAGATTTTATTCTCCGTGAGCTGGGGATTCAGTCAGCCTCAAATCCGCAATGA
- a CDS encoding endonuclease/exonuclease/phosphatase family protein — MRVVSYNIHSGRDLWWRKRLNEMTLTLKDLQPDIIGLQEVHQNGKYGYQASYIADQLQYHLAFSPSIAIGDGYYGNALLSKYALENVDAIVLPARKEQRTLLYASFQGFNRTITLCVTHCSLNQISRLSQLQLMSTLIQQHAKAPFLLMGDFNASNVSFTPHLMDCALVSGQEKRPTLPAFRRRLDYIFASHHWNIEHYELLPVNWSDHVPVIADLRLTESPAHGE; from the coding sequence GTGCGTGTGGTCAGTTACAACATTCATAGCGGCCGTGACCTCTGGTGGCGAAAACGTCTGAACGAAATGACTCTGACTCTAAAGGATTTGCAACCAGATATCATCGGTCTTCAAGAAGTCCACCAAAACGGGAAGTATGGGTATCAAGCGAGCTACATCGCCGATCAATTACAGTATCACCTAGCCTTCTCCCCTTCAATTGCGATAGGAGATGGGTATTACGGCAATGCACTGCTTTCGAAGTACGCGCTTGAAAATGTCGACGCTATCGTTTTACCAGCCAGAAAAGAACAACGAACCCTCCTGTATGCATCCTTCCAAGGATTCAATCGTACGATTACGCTTTGCGTTACACATTGCAGCCTAAATCAAATAAGCAGACTGTCCCAGCTACAGCTCATGTCGACATTGATACAACAACACGCAAAAGCCCCATTTCTCCTAATGGGGGATTTCAACGCGAGTAATGTGTCCTTTACTCCACACCTGATGGACTGTGCTCTTGTCTCAGGTCAGGAAAAAAGACCAACGCTTCCTGCATTCCGCCGACGTCTGGACTATATTTTTGCTTCTCATCACTGGAATATTGAGCACTACGAGCTGCTACCTGTTAATTGGTCCGATCATGTCCCGGTCATTGCGGATTTGAGGCTGACTGAATCCCCAGCTCACGGAGAATAA